One genomic segment of Brassica napus cultivar Da-Ae chromosome A3, Da-Ae, whole genome shotgun sequence includes these proteins:
- the LOC106419171 gene encoding uncharacterized protein LOC106419171, with translation MMNLGLKMMRNLGSGCAKFGRSERWYCVSRREKISFSTPPEVTFSTPPSLVSLLFTSFFGYLWYQTKAASEQERLWDVLSEKRNQIRILSRQDESKRKKVKEAEIKLIEKAATVLSEEIQV, from the exons atgatgaatttggggttgaagatgatgaggaacCTTGGATCTGGGTGTGCGAAG TTTGGACGCAGTGAGAGATGGTATTGTGTTTCGAGACGTGAAAAGATATCCTTCTCGACACCTCCAGAGGTTACCTTCTCGACGCCTCCTTCTCTAGTTAGTCTCCTGTTTACATCCTTCTTCGGGTATCTATGGTACCAAACAAAAG CTGCTTCAGAACAGGAACGTCTCTGGGATGTTCTGTCTGAAAAGAGAAACCAGATTAGGATCCTGTCGCGACAAGACGAGTCCAAGCGTAAGAAAGTAAAAGAGGCAGAAATAAAG CTTATTGAAAAGGCAGCAACCGTGCTTAGTGAAGAAATCCAAGTCTAA
- the LOC106418988 gene encoding uncharacterized protein LOC106418988, giving the protein MAALRCAVFSSPSTILPSYSSTGKRVSFKVIRCSSSVSIPLSSSKRKNYLRRKILRTLGPPKLQEIETPRIVPPNDDVFTKKKEEEDVEELTSVVASSEVNGVLSKLSPKLVAKYGLCLVGMFVFQTVCAVLFLGNEKTQESSSLSLDLKGRNEGRDDDVVVSLEDVEMNEKIAEIRMMAREARRSEEKSGGGGGGDREEDGALNPGGGVEIEREIEARLSNIERRLNSQRKGLAGLRVEPLDESRNDEKSLMFEKKYKFKGEKPPKGNVKGFGGSNEQYGNVSDSRDGLKNAGEESKVAGPSDSKMISGAAQGSEQRLPSNEVMKASNSENRKPLKEAGSGFGRSGQHGEVRKGNTMRRVKEKQNKTWWLKLPYVLRILMRSNIDQEVSEGYFTMRTEPMEQNKDQVSHMIAFEDQSDAINFSYLLESVFEDLDDFSANVVPISTKDLYNEVSSGGKNVIVVKKRQLKLYAGQPFEDVETALHTLIQEQ; this is encoded by the exons ATGGCTGCTCTCCGATGCGCCGTCTTCTCATCTCCGTCGACTATTCTTCCGTCGTACTCCTCCACCGGAAAAAGAGTCTCCTTCAAAGTTATCCGCTGTTCTTCTTCGGTCTCAATTCCACTCTCGTCGTCAAAAAGGAAAAACTACCTGCGACGCAAAATCCTCAGAACCCTAGGTCCTCCCAAGCTCCAGGAGATCGAAACGCCACGAATAGTTCCTCCAAACGACGACGTTTTCACcaagaagaaggaggaggaggatgtaGAGGAGCTTACCTCGGTCGTTGCGTCGAGCGAGGTGAATGGTGTGTTAAGTAAGCTATCTCCGAAGCTAGTAGCCAAGTACGGGTTGTGTTTGGTCGGGATGTTCGTTTTTCAGACAGTTTGTGCTGTTTTGTTTCTGGGAAACGAGAAAACGCAGGAAAGTTCAAGTCTTTCGTTGGATCTAAAGGGGCGAAATGAGGGGAGAGATGACGATGTGGTGGTTTCGCTAGAGGATGTTGAGATGAATGAGAAGATTGCGGAGATTAGAATGATGGCACGGGAAGCACGTAGAAGCGAGGAGAAGagtggtggaggtggtggtggtgatagAGAGGAGGATGGAGCGTTGAATCCTGGTGGAGGTGTTGAGATTGAGAGGGAGATAGAAGCGAGGCTGTCTAACATTGAGAGACGGTTGAATTCTCAGAGGAAAGGGTTGGCGGGGTTACGTGTAGAGCCGTTGGATGAGTCTAGGAATGATGAGAAGAGTTTGATgtttgagaagaagtacaagttTAAAGGCGAGAAGCCACCGAAGGGTAACGTCAAAGGCTTTGGTGGAAGTAATGAGCAATATGGCAATGTTAGTGACTCACGAGATGGTTTGAAGAATGCTGGAGAGGAGTCAAAAGTGGCAGGGCCTTCGGATTCTAAGATGATTTCTG gTGCTGCTCAGGGATCTGAGCAAAGGCTACCATCAAACGAAGTTATGAAGGCAAGCAATTCCGAAAATCGAAAACCATTGAAGGAAGCTGGTTCTGGATTTGGTAGGAGTGGCCAACATGGAGAAGTCAGGAAAGGAAACACGATGAGAAGAGTTAAGGAGAAACAGAATAAAACGTGGTGGCTTAAGCTTCCCTATGTCCTG aGAATTCTTATGCGGAGTAATATCGACCAAGAAGTATCTGAGGGATACTTTACTATGAGGACCGAACCTATGGAACAAAACAAGGACCAGGTTTCACACATGATTGCATTTGAGGATCAAAGTGATGCGATAAACTTCTCTTATCTGCTTGAGTCAGTTTTTGAAGACTTGGATGATTTCAGCGCCAATGTAGTTCCCATATCAACCAAG GATCTTTATAACGAAGTAAGTTCTGGTGGCAAGAATGTGATTGTTGTGAAGAAGAGGCAGCTAAAGCTGTATGCTGGACAACCATTTGAAGATGTTGAAACAGCCCTCCATACTCTGATTCAAGAACAATGA
- the LOC106419364 gene encoding uncharacterized protein LOC106419364 — protein sequence MDQEYRSPRSSVPHHHHQHQHQMRTTVPPPPSPHPSPPVPSHAESDQSTSELRALDCNLASLCDHIQSEGFGSGSFSDVVVKAMGSTYHLHRLILSRSSYFRTMLQGPWKEASSPVVNLLVDDKNVNGDAISVALAYLYGHHPKLDDDNAFRVLAAASFLDLQDLCAICTDFIISELRTSNFLAYQVFAESQDYGIHGERVKNACWGYLCQSGAVELREMLPKLSAQTLCALLTSDELWVPSEEKRFELALYAFIANGAPSNSEHSSQHSCFERGASFPVDSVVSKGKNVVDEFSFRSLDRKLGRLDLEDDLRDASDDVSVPLAEGATDFQRGVFGSNLVFQQSANPQTSFGRACTSVVEKTEGSGVAIKGPSEEAYHLSNDSWLSGADSRNSPVSAVANDWRNGGVSALTWGGRVVGTKQVTGCIKGKWGLTEEEYNAFVNTFEGGSLLYCHMSFEVLLNARKQLEELGFPCKAVNDGLWLQMLLSQRVQEVAANTCKKCCLISIACACKQGFGLSHGAPFNNYYCQDNVQNNNMMGGIETMYVTESSQAEENGIFKPVRISVRGQHIDGLAGIGCEATFVPPPAWPPTPFVYSRVPINRNGQPPLASDGSEGRIGQSEENLKDGLTALVGLSQGTSGVGNYTRGDLNEGGRSSGSTVGMSEPKEHSVGIDRENASCTISLDTRTPLCHFPPFRFGVEFEDVHRLANGHVEHSPEFFYAGSLWKISIQAFNDEDPQGRRTIGLFLHRRKAEILDSLRKVHVYIDPRDKVTARYQLVCPSKREVMLFGDFKQRGTLLPKAPKGWGWRTALPFDELSELLQNGALRVAAVVQLV from the exons ATGGACCAAGAGTATCGCAGCCCTAGATCGTCGGTgccccaccaccaccaccagcaTCAACATCAAATGAGGACGACGGTTCCTCCACCGCCGTCTCCTCATCCCTCGCCTCCGGTTCCTTCACATGCGGAAAGTGATCAGAGCACATCGGAGCTTCGCGCTCTCGATTGTAACCTCGCTTCCTTGTGCGATCATATTCAATCCGAAGGTTTCGGCTCTGGCTCGTTCTCCGATGTTGTTGTCAAGGCCATGGGGTCCACCTACCATCTCCACCGACTCATTCTCTCTCGCAGCTCCTACTTCAG GACGATGCTCCAAGGACCGTGGAAAGAAGCAAGCTCTCCGGTTGTGAACTTACTTGTGGATGATAAAAATGTTAATGGAGATGCGATCTCTGTTGCTTTGGCTTATCTCTATGGGCATCATCCCAAGCTTGATGATGATAATGCCTTCCGCGTTTTAGCTGCAGCGTCGTTTCTCGACCTTCAG GATTTGTGTGCAATATGTACTGATTTTATTATTTCGGAGCTGAGGACTTCAAACTTCTTGGCGTATCAG GTGTTTGCAGAGAGCCAAGACTATGGTATACATGGAGAACGTGTGAAGAATGCGTGTTGGGGTTATCTCTGTCAAAGTGGTGCTGTGGAACTtagagag ATGCTGCCAAAACTCTCTGCACAGACTCTATGTGCATTGCTGACATCTGATGAACTATGGGTCCCTAGCGAAGAAAAACG GTTTGAACTGGCATTGTACGCCTTCATCGCGAATGGTGCTCCCTCCAACTCTGAACACTCCAGTCAGCATTCGTGTTTTGAGAGAGGGGCAAGCTTTCCTGTAGATTCTGTTGTGTCGAAGGGGAAAAATGTTGTGGATGAATTCTCCTTTAGGAGTTTGGACCGTAAGTTAGGTCGTTTGGATTTGGAAGATGACCTAAGGGATGCCAGTGATGATGTGAGTGTTCCACTCGCAGAAGGTGCTACTGATTTCCAAAGAGGAGTTTTTGGTTCGAACCTCGTGTTTCAGCAATCTGCTAACCCACAGACAAGTTTTGGTCGTGCTTGCACCAGTGTTGTTGAAAAGACAGAAGGTAGTGGGGTGGCAATTAAAGGACCTTCTGAAGAAGCATATCATTTGAGTAATGATAGTTGGTTATCAGGCGCAGATTCTAGAAATTCTCCTGTCTCGGCTGTAGCCAATGACTGGAGAAACGGTGGTGTTTCTGCTCTTACCTGGGGTGGACGGGTTGTGGGGACGAAGCAGGTTACAGGCTGTATTAAAGGAAAATGGGGATTAACTGAGGAAGAATACAATGCATTTGTGAATACTTTTGAGGGTGGTTCACTTCTGTATTGCCATATGTCTTTTGAAGTACTTCTGAACGCAAGAAAACAACTTGAAGagttgggttttccttgtaaagCTGTGAACGATGGCCTTTGGTTGCAG ATGCTTCTCAGTCAGAGGGTGCAGGAAGTTGCTGCCAACACATGCAAAAAGTGTTGCCTCATCAGTATTGCATGCGCGTGTAAACAGGGATTTGGGCTTTCGCATGGTGCACCCTTCAACAACTATTATTGCCAAGATAATGTGCAGAACAATAATATGATGGGAGGCATTGAAACCATGTATGTGACGGAGTCTTCTCAAGCTGAAGAAAATGGCATCTTTAAGCCTGTCAGGATCAGTGTTAGAGGACAGCACATTGATGGACTTGCCGGCATTGGATGTGAAGCCACGTTTGTACCACCACCTGCTTGGCCTCCTACACCTTTTGTGTACTCTCGTGTCCCCATTAACAGAAATGGCCAGCCACCTCTAGCCAGTGATGGCTCTGAAGGTAGAATCGGTCAAAGTgaagaaaatttaaaagatgGCTTGACAGCTCTAGTTGGGCTGAGCCAAGGGACAAGCGGTGTTGGTAATTATACTCGTGGAGATCTAAACGAGGGAGGGCGCAGCAGCGGATCGACTGTTGGAATGTCAGAACCAAAGGAACATTCAGTAGGGATTGACCGGGAGAACGCGAGTTGTACCATATCACTTGATACAAGGACACCTTTGTGTCACTTTCCTCCATTTCGTTTCGG AGTTGAATTTGAAGATGTCCATAGACTAGCTAATGGTCATGTGGAGCATTCTCCTGAATTCTTCTATGCTGGTTCTCTGTGGAAG ATTAGCATTCAGGCGTTTAATGATGAAGACCCTCAAGGACGACGAACTATTG GTTTGTTTCTTCACCGTCGTAAAGCAGAGATATTGGACTCACTAAGGAAG GTCCACGTTTACATAGATCCTCGTGACAAAGTGACTGCACGTTACCAG CTGGTCTGCCCGTCGAAAAGAGAAGTGATGTTGTTCGGGGATTTCAAGCAGAGAGGAACTTTGTTACCCAAAGCTCCCAAAGGTTGGGGATGGCGTACTGCACTGCCCTTCGATGAGCTCTCTGAGCTTCTCCAAAATGGAGCTCTGAGAGTAGCAGCTGTGGTTCAGCTCGTCTGA